Genomic window (Blattabacterium cuenoti):
ATCAAAAAAAATAAAAATTACTATAAAACTATTCATAGAATAATCAACACAATATACAAATATGGATATATAGAAGGAGATAATAATCTTATAAAAGAGAATAAAACTCACACAATTTTTTTCAAAAATGAGGAAAAATGGATTCCAATTTTATATGAAAAAATTTTTACTCATAACAAAGTAAATAATATTCTCGAAAAAAATTTTAGAAAAAAAAGTAATAATGTAAAAAGCTTAAAAAAATTTTTGGAAAAAATTATCGTTCCTAATTTATTTTATAGTCAATATCATACCGATTTTTTTTTGAATAAAAAAATACAATCTATTAAAAAAATAAAATATTCCTTTAGAAAAGGAGACAATATTATTAATAATCATGATACTATAAATAAAAATAAATTTAAAATTTTATTCCACTTCAAAAAAGAATATGAAAGTAAAGTATGGAATAAAAAAAAATATTATTGTCTTGTTGTAGGACATTTTTTAATAATAAGTCTAATATTTACTTTATTTATATTATATATTTTTTACTTTGAAAATAAAATATTTAATAATAATAGAGAAGTGAATTTTTTTATTATAAATATATTATTAATATCATTAATTACTATTACTATTTTAAAATATAATTCTAAAATATTATATATAATTCCCTTTTGTATACTTCCCATAAGTATACGTGCCTTTTTCAATTTAAACTTGAGTATTTTCATTCATTTAATAACCATTTTATTATTATCCTTAATTATACCAAATAATTTTGAATTTATTTTTATTCAAATCACTGCAGGTTTTTTAGTTATGTTGACAAAAAAAAATATTTATAGAATGAAAAATCTATTTATTGCTGCAGTAAAAATAACTATTACTTATATTATTACTTTTAGTTTGCTTACTTTAATCCGTGAAGGATCTTTAGAAAAAATTTCCTTATATACTTTTTATTTATTTTTTTTTAGTGGAATCTTAACTTTATTTGTTCATCCACTAATATTTATTTTTGAAAAATTACTGAATTTAACTTCAGATATTTCATTATTAGAACTATCAGATACCAATACCCCCATATTAAGATTATTGTCTCAAAAAGCCCCAGGAACTCTACAGCATGTTCTAACAGTAGCAAATATTGCAGAAGAAGCTGCTGTCGCAATTGGAGCTAATTCTCTATTAGTAAGAATAGGTGCAATTTATCATGATATAGGAAAAATTAAAAATTCTGTATTTTTTACAGAAAATCAACATAATATAATTGATCCTCATGAAGAATTAACTCCAGAAGAAAGTGCTAAAATTATTTTAGAACATGTATCAATAGGAGTAGAACTTGCAAAAAAATATCATTTGCCTGATCCTGTAACTAATTTTATACGCACTCATCATGGAAAGAGTCTTGTTTATTATTTTTATGAAAAACAAAAAAAAAAATATCCAAATATGGAAATAGATAAAAAACAATTTCAATATTCTGGTCCTAAACCATTTTCCAAAGAAACTGCCATTGTCATGATAGCTGATTCTGTAGAAGCGGCTTCAAAAAGTATAAAAAATCCATCTACTAAAGATTTAGAAAATTTGGTAGAAAATATAATAAAAAAACAAAAAATAGAAAATCAATTTTCTAATGCAGATATTACTTTAAGAGAAATAGAAAAAGTTAAACAAGTTATGAAAAAAAAATTAAGGAATATTTATCACACTAGAATAGAATATCCTAATCCTTAATTCTATATATAAATTATTTGGTTATTTAATAGATCTACTTTAGATTTGTATTTTTTTGGAGAGTTGCCGGAGTGGTTAACGGAGCAGTTTGCTAAACTGTCAATATGTAAATATTGCGTGGGTTCGAATCCCACATTCTCCGCAAAAAAAAACGGGGTATAGCGTAGTTTGGTTATCGCGCCTGGTTTGGGACCAGGAGATCGTAGGTTCAAATCCTGCTACCCCGATATTTATTTTGAGATCACGTAGCTCAAACGGATAGAGCAACTGCCTTCTAAGCAGTAGGTTACAGGTTCGAATCCTGTCGTGATCATTTTTTTGCTTCTAAAACTTCATCTATCATTCCGTATTCTTTGGCTTCTAAAGAGGTCATCCAGTAATCTCTATCTGAATCTTTTTCTATTTTTTCAATAGATAATCCTGAATGTTTTGATATAATCTCATAAAGTTCTTTTTTTAATTTTAAAATTTCACGAACTGTTATTTCAATATCTGAAGCTTGTCCTTCTGCCCCTCCTATAGGTTGATGAATCATGATTCTAGAATGTTTTAATGCTGATCTTTTTTTTTTTACTCCTGCACAAAGCAATACAGCGGCCATTGACGCGGCCATTCCAGTGCAAATAGTTGCTACATCTGGTTCTACAATTTGCATTGTATCATATATTCCTAATCCAGCATAAACATCTCCTCCTGGAGAATTTATATATATTTGTATATCCTTCACAGGATCTACGGATTGTAAAAATAATAATTGAGCTTGCACTATATTTGCTACTTGATCTTCTATTGGAGTTCCTAAAAAAATTACTCTATCCATCATTAAACGAGAAAAAACATCCATTTGAGCTACATTTAATTTTCTTTCTTCAACAATATAAGGAGTCATGAACTTAATATATTCACTTATTGTTAAGCTGCTAATTTTCTTATGTTTTATGGCATACAACATAAACTCTTTTGATTTTTTATGATAATCCATTTTTTTTATATTGAAAATTTTATCAAAGTTACTTTCTTCTACATAAAATTTTGAAAAAAAAGTTGATACATGCATAAAAAAAATGTAGAAATTAGAAACTTTTAATCTGAAAAGTATTGATTTTGTACAAAAAATTAGCAATACAAACAATTATATATTCTATAGGATTTATTTTTCCTAGAATTATTAATTATGCTTTTTTAAAATTTTTCACTGCTTTTTTTAAAAGAGAAGAATTTTCTCTTTATACAGATATGTACGCATTATCTTTTATGGTTATAGGATTTCTTTCTTTCGGATTAGAAAATACTTACTTTAGATTTTTATACAAAAAAAATTCGAATCAAGAAATTGTTTTTTCAACTGGAGTTATAATACAGCTATTAATAAGTTCTTTTTTTTTAATAATATTCATAAATTTAACAAGATACTTGTCTTCTATTGCTGGATATCATAATCATCCAGAATATTTTATTATGTTTTTTTTAATTATATTTTTTGATACAATTTGTGTTCTGCCTATGGCATGGCTTCGTGCAAATGATAAACCTTTCCAATATTCTATAATAAGTATTGTAAATATATTAATACAATCATTTCTAATTATATATTTATTTATTAATTCTAATAATACCCATGGGCAAAAAACTTGCTTATTTTTTATTTTTAAATGGGTAAGTTCTTTTACCGATAAAATCGGTTATATATTTTTTGCAAATATGATTTCTTCTTTAGGAAATTTATTTTTAATACTTCCTATTCTTTTAAAAAAAGTAACTATCAGAAAATTTGACAAAATTCTTGCTATAAATATGTTAAATTATGGAATTCCTATTATGATCGGAACTATTGCTTTTTCCATTAATGAAAATTTGGATAAAATTTTGATTAAAAGATGGGTTTCAGATGAAATTAATGGATCCTATTCTGCTTGCTATAAAATAGCTACTTTTATGAGTCTGTATATTAGAATATTTAGATTAGGAATTGAACCTTTTTTTTTTAAAAAATCTAAAGATGCCGATGCAATATATTATTATGAAGAAATCACTTATATGTTTATTCTATTTGGACTCATTTTTTATGTGTTAGTATGTGGAAATATTAACATTTTTATGAAATTTTTAATTGATGAAAAATATCATATAGCTAATCCTATCATTCCTATAATAATGATGGGAAATCTTTTTTTGGGAGTTTACACTAATTTATCCATTTTCTATAAAATTATAGATAAACCGATTATTGGATCTTATATATCTTTAATCGGTGTATTAATCACTTTTTTATTTAATTCTATTTTTATTTTCATTTCTGATAATAGTTTTATGATCCCTGCTTGGGGAACTTTAACATCTTATGGATCTATGTTAATAGTTTTATACATTTGGGGGAAAAAACAATTTTTTAAATTTTGTAATAAAAAAATAAGAAATATTATAATGCATTTTTTATTTGCAATTTTTATCGTTTTTATGATAAAAAAAAAACTGGAATTTAGTTTATTATTACAATTATTGTATTTAATAATTGTTTCTTTTTTAGAAAAAAAAAGATTTATGAATCTAATTAAATAAGAGTAAGTTTTGCATAAAAAAATATATCAATCCACTTTAATCGCTAACATAAAAAAATCTATTTTCATTAGTTTTTTAGGAAGAAAGTTGATTTCAACTGGTGTTTTAATTAAAAAATCGAAAGATACTAGATGTTCTTTTTTTTTGAGAAAAAAATTTATAGAGTCTATTTGTGTCATTCATCTAACAAAAAATAAAAAACATACATCATATGAAGAAATTAAAATAATTATAATAAATATTTTGTATAAAAATATAATGATTGTCCCCGGTGAAAAATTAGTGATATTAAATATATTTAAAAATATTAGAAAAATAAAATGGAAAAAATGTTCTGACTTAAGTTTAAGTGTAAGAGGAAGTAATAGTTTTGGAAGTACTGGAATATAAAAAATAAATGATATGAAAATTATAATACCTATGGCTGGAAAAGGATCACGTCTTCTTCCACATACTTTAAATACTCCTAAGCCACTGATATCTATTGCAGGAAAAACAATCTTGAGAAGACTGTTGGAAAGTTTATCCAAACTTATTCAAGTTTTTTCTATACAAGAAATTGTTTTTATTATAGGAAATTTTGGAAATAAAATCGAAAAACAATTAATCAGACTATCTCATGATATGAGTGTTCATCCTGTTATATATTATCAAATCATTCCACTTGGAACTGCAGATGCATTATTACAAGCTAAAAATTCTTTAACAGGAGAACCAATTATTGTCGCCTTTTCTGATTCTTTATTCTATCATAATTCTTTTGATAAAGAAATTTCTCATAAAATAGACAACATAATATGGACAAAAAAAGTTCAAAACCCTCATTTATTTGGCATTGTTAAATGTGATTCTTCAGGAATTATTACTCATTTTATAGAAAAACCAAATCATTATGTATCAAATCTTGCTATTGTAGGTATTTATTATTTTAAAAATAGTTTTCTTTTAAAAAAAGAATTACAATCTATATTAGATCATAATATTGAAAATAAACAAGAATATCAATTGACATCTGCTTTAGAAAATATGAGAAGAAAAGGAGAAAAATTCACAAGCAAACAAGTAAAGGAATGGATGGATTTTGGAAATCAAAAAAGAACTATTTATTCAAATTCAAAAATATTATCCATTGAATCCAAAAATTCAGAATTAATTCATAAAAAAGTTATCATAAAAAATAGTTTGATTATAAATCCTTGTTCAATAGAAGAAAATACTACTATTGAAAATAGTATTATAGGTCCTTATGTATCAATAGGAAAACATACAAAAGTAAAAAACAGTAATATAAAAAAATCTTTAATTCAAAATTATACAATAATTAAACATGCTAATTTAAATTGTTCAATAATAGGAAATCACTCCATTTATATAGGAGAAAAAGCGAAAAAAGTAAGTTTGAGTGATTATTCTGTGTTCAGATAAACCAAAAATTCATAATTTTTTTTATATTTGATAAAAAATTCCATGTATATGGATTTTATTTCTATTTTTTCTATATTGCTTGGTACTTTTGGGACCACAGAAATCGTGGTTATTGTCATTCTTGCACTTTTACTGTTTGGAGGTAAAAAAATTCCAGAATTGATGAAGGGTTTGGGGACTGGATTGAAAGAATTCAAAAAAGCTTCTGAATCAGAATCAGAAGAAGAAGAAAAAGATTCAGAATCGAAAAAAGAATAAAAATTTTTCTTTCACTTTATGTTTGTTTATTCGTCCTTTTTTTCTAAAATTTTAGAAACTAATAATGGGAACGACAACGGTAAGAAATTTTATGTTTTTTGTATTCATATTAAAAAGTTTGGTAATTCAATCTATATCAAAATCATTATTAGAACAAAAAAATGTAATCAATTTTCATAAAAATATTTATCATCCAAAATTGGATTTAAATAACATATATATAGAAAGGTTATGGAAAAAAATGTTAGTAGGGA
Coding sequences:
- a CDS encoding lipopolysaccharide biosynthesis protein, encoding MYKKLAIQTIIYSIGFIFPRIINYAFLKFFTAFFKREEFSLYTDMYALSFMVIGFLSFGLENTYFRFLYKKNSNQEIVFSTGVIIQLLISSFFLIIFINLTRYLSSIAGYHNHPEYFIMFFLIIFFDTICVLPMAWLRANDKPFQYSIISIVNILIQSFLIIYLFINSNNTHGQKTCLFFIFKWVSSFTDKIGYIFFANMISSLGNLFLILPILLKKVTIRKFDKILAINMLNYGIPIMIGTIAFSINENLDKILIKRWVSDEINGSYSACYKIATFMSLYIRIFRLGIEPFFFKKSKDADAIYYYEEITYMFILFGLIFYVLVCGNINIFMKFLIDEKYHIANPIIPIIMMGNLFLGVYTNLSIFYKIIDKPIIGSYISLIGVLITFLFNSIFIFISDNSFMIPAWGTLTSYGSMLIVLYIWGKKQFFKFCNKKIRNIIMHFLFAIFIVFMIKKKLEFSLLLQLLYLIIVSFLEKKRFMNLIK
- the clpP gene encoding ATP-dependent Clp endopeptidase proteolytic subunit ClpP, yielding MDYHKKSKEFMLYAIKHKKISSLTISEYIKFMTPYIVEERKLNVAQMDVFSRLMMDRVIFLGTPIEDQVANIVQAQLLFLQSVDPVKDIQIYINSPGGDVYAGLGIYDTMQIVEPDVATICTGMAASMAAVLLCAGVKKKRSALKHSRIMIHQPIGGAEGQASDIEITVREILKLKKELYEIISKHSGLSIEKIEKDSDRDYWMTSLEAKEYGMIDEVLEAKK
- a CDS encoding HD family phosphohydrolase; the encoded protein is MDNLFKFYNKNIAYKILVLIIAILLLTFFFPKKDILKYEFSEGKTWSYGDLFSPFNFLILKDNQDIDLEIKNLKERQEIFCIQNEKIVKSIKKKLKKFFFIKKNKNYYKTIHRIINTIYKYGYIEGDNNLIKENKTHTIFFKNEEKWIPILYEKIFTHNKVNNILEKNFRKKSNNVKSLKKFLEKIIVPNLFYSQYHTDFFLNKKIQSIKKIKYSFRKGDNIINNHDTINKNKFKILFHFKKEYESKVWNKKKYYCLVVGHFLIISLIFTLFILYIFYFENKIFNNNREVNFFIINILLISLITITILKYNSKILYIIPFCILPISIRAFFNLNLSIFIHLITILLLSLIIPNNFEFIFIQITAGFLVMLTKKNIYRMKNLFIAAVKITITYIITFSLLTLIREGSLEKISLYTFYLFFFSGILTLFVHPLIFIFEKLLNLTSDISLLELSDTNTPILRLLSQKAPGTLQHVLTVANIAEEAAVAIGANSLLVRIGAIYHDIGKIKNSVFFTENQHNIIDPHEELTPEESAKIILEHVSIGVELAKKYHLPDPVTNFIRTHHGKSLVYYFYEKQKKKYPNMEIDKKQFQYSGPKPFSKETAIVMIADSVEAASKSIKNPSTKDLENLVENIIKKQKIENQFSNADITLREIEKVKQVMKKKLRNIYHTRIEYPNP
- a CDS encoding sugar phosphate nucleotidyltransferase, which produces MKIIIPMAGKGSRLLPHTLNTPKPLISIAGKTILRRLLESLSKLIQVFSIQEIVFIIGNFGNKIEKQLIRLSHDMSVHPVIYYQIIPLGTADALLQAKNSLTGEPIIVAFSDSLFYHNSFDKEISHKIDNIIWTKKVQNPHLFGIVKCDSSGIITHFIEKPNHYVSNLAIVGIYYFKNSFLLKKELQSILDHNIENKQEYQLTSALENMRRKGEKFTSKQVKEWMDFGNQKRTIYSNSKILSIESKNSELIHKKVIIKNSLIINPCSIEENTTIENSIIGPYVSIGKHTKVKNSNIKKSLIQNYTIIKHANLNCSIIGNHSIYIGEKAKKVSLSDYSVFR
- a CDS encoding Sec-independent protein translocase subunit TatA/TatB, whose product is MYMDFISIFSILLGTFGTTEIVVIVILALLLFGGKKIPELMKGLGTGLKEFKKASESESEEEEKDSESKKE
- a CDS encoding dUTP diphosphatase; its protein translation is MHKKIYQSTLIANIKKSIFISFLGRKLISTGVLIKKSKDTRCSFFLRKKFIESICVIHLTKNKKHTSYEEIKIIIINILYKNIMIVPGEKLVILNIFKNIRKIKWKKCSDLSLSVRGSNSFGSTGI